The Candidatus Komeilibacteria bacterium CG_4_10_14_0_2_um_filter_37_10 region TATAAATACTATTATTAATCATTATTATTAAAATATTTAATTATGACTTTATTATACTATATTCATTTAATTGCCAACATACTATTGAATATTCACCACTCATTTGTTATGATTGTTTGGTATTGATCAAATTTATGCTTATTCTAGGAATTGAATCATCATGTGACGAAACAGCTATTAGCTTGGTAGAGATTACCAAGAAAAAGTTAATAGTGCAGGAAAATTTAGTTTCTTCGCAAGTTAAATTACATGCCAAATATGGCGGCGTTGTCCCCGAGGTAGCAGCTCGTAAACACACAGAAGTAATAATTCCTCTTTTGGAAGAGGCGCTGGGTAAAAACTACGATCAGCAGGATATTGATCTAATTGCCGTAACCAGCGGTCCGGGACTGATAACCTCTTTATTGGTAGGCCTAGAAACAGCTAAAACCATCGCTTACTGTTGGCGTAAGCCGATAGTAGGCGTTAATCATCTCAGTGGCCATTTGTACTCTAGCTGGTTGGCTAGTGAAGAGCTAACCGTTGAACAAAATGATTTATGGCCAGCTATTGCGCTTTTGGTTTCTGGTGGGCACACAGAACTATTATCAGTTCAGGGCTATGAAAATTATAAAATTATTGGTCGCACTAGAGACGATGCCGTTGGTGAGGCGTTTGATAAAGTAGCGAAGATTTTAGATCTTGGTTGTCCCGGTGGGCCAGCTGTGGCCAAAAGAGCAGCAGACGGTGACCCACGGGCAATTGAATTTCCTCGTCCGATGCTACGGGAAAAAAGTTTTGATTTTTCTTTTTCCGGATTAAAAACAGCAGTACGCTATTATGTTCGTGATCACAAAATGAACGAGCAGTTGATTAATGATATTTGCGCTAGTTTTCAACAAGCGGTTACTGAAGTTTTGGTCAGCAAGACGCTTTCGGCTGTTGTTAAGTATCAGGCCAAGAGCGTGATCATCGGTGGTGGCGTGGCTGCTAATAAGCAACTGCGGAAAGATTTACTAGTAGCTTGCGATAAAGCTGGTTTACCATTTTATTGTCCACGCCTAACTTATACCGGGGACAATGCGGCAATGATTGCTTTGGCGGGTTATTATCAGACTAAGGACTTATCATTATTAGAATTTAATCGCTTGGTTAATAATTGGAAAAAATTAATACCCGATCCTAACTGGCAATTATAGATAGTTGATACACATTTTTGTAGCCTTGATTTTTGCCCTAAAATAGGGTATAATTTAAATATGAAAACAACCCAAAAAAGCAAAAACGAAGCAGATACTTTGAATATTGCCAAGGAATTGGCTCGAACTTTTAAGGGTGGTGAGATTGTGGCACTAAGCGGTGACTTGGGTGCTGGTAAGACTATTTTTGCCAAAGGCCTAGCCCAGGGGTTAGGATATAAGAAAGTAATCACCAGTCCGACTTTTGTTTTAATGAAGCTGTATCATCCAGATAATCCAGTAATAAAAAATTTCGTTCATGTTGATTGTTATCGTATTGAAGACTCCGACGATTTGTATGGTATTGGTTTGAATGATTATTTAAGCAGGCCAGATACGGTAGTAGCGATTGAGTGGGCCGAAAAGGTGCTTGATCTATTTACTAAGAAGAAAGAGAAGTTGATTAAAGTAAATATTATTTCGGGAGCGAAAGAGCTGGATCGTATAATTGAAATGGAATAAAAACATCCACCCGACTTGTCAGGGT contains the following coding sequences:
- the tsaD gene encoding tRNA (adenosine(37)-N6)-threonylcarbamoyltransferase complex transferase subunit TsaD, which produces MLILGIESSCDETAISLVEITKKKLIVQENLVSSQVKLHAKYGGVVPEVAARKHTEVIIPLLEEALGKNYDQQDIDLIAVTSGPGLITSLLVGLETAKTIAYCWRKPIVGVNHLSGHLYSSWLASEELTVEQNDLWPAIALLVSGGHTELLSVQGYENYKIIGRTRDDAVGEAFDKVAKILDLGCPGGPAVAKRAADGDPRAIEFPRPMLREKSFDFSFSGLKTAVRYYVRDHKMNEQLINDICASFQQAVTEVLVSKTLSAVVKYQAKSVIIGGGVAANKQLRKDLLVACDKAGLPFYCPRLTYTGDNAAMIALAGYYQTKDLSLLEFNRLVNNWKKLIPDPNWQL
- a CDS encoding tRNA (adenosine(37)-N6)-threonylcarbamoyltransferase complex ATPase subunit type 1 TsaE → MKTTQKSKNEADTLNIAKELARTFKGGEIVALSGDLGAGKTIFAKGLAQGLGYKKVITSPTFVLMKLYHPDNPVIKNFVHVDCYRIEDSDDLYGIGLNDYLSRPDTVVAIEWAEKVLDLFTKKKEKLIKVNIISGAKELDRIIEME